A region from the Microcella frigidaquae genome encodes:
- a CDS encoding type II toxin-antitoxin system prevent-host-death family antitoxin, whose product MEPVNLLNARNQLSKLVTAAERGDDVVIAKRGRPVVRLVPVDAPRHTGAALAERLVRNPPPSVRTPAEVDDDLRDARESWGE is encoded by the coding sequence GTGGAACCGGTCAACCTCCTGAATGCACGGAACCAGCTGTCGAAGCTCGTGACCGCCGCCGAGCGAGGCGACGACGTCGTGATCGCGAAGCGAGGGCGGCCCGTCGTGCGACTCGTGCCCGTCGACGCGCCTCGCCACACCGGCGCGGCGCTCGCCGAACGCCTGGTCCGCAATCCGCCCCCGAGCGTGCGCACGCCGGCAGAGGTCGACGACGACCTCCGTGATGCTCGCGAGAGCTGGGGCGAGTAG
- a CDS encoding J domain-containing protein, with protein MSESPLAANPYEVLGVSPTASDDELKRAYRLRLRQSHPDTGGSAAEFDAVQRAWQRVGTPSARYAYDSGADSGSSGGGAARSWGQHGGGASGPGRHDSRPSAKSYGHPGGWYREQYLSHIREWAGRGVDLPDPFDAALVRSAPRQIRHLLAAAIAEERSATALATLGLGFTVWHDVVAGPRPEDKLDHIVLGPTGLWAVLSEDWGAPVRIKRGELIGEGLDTGEKPLAMLGGRARVLARAAKVRFSALVIVVEDDQAADSLAELGSVRGAQGMLVQRSRLVNLIRTGLPGVGVGGTDLFEVRTRLQAAVRFV; from the coding sequence ATGTCCGAGTCTCCGCTGGCCGCCAACCCATACGAGGTGCTGGGTGTCAGCCCGACCGCGTCGGACGACGAGCTGAAGCGCGCGTACCGCCTGCGCCTGCGGCAGTCGCACCCCGACACGGGCGGCTCGGCGGCCGAGTTCGACGCCGTGCAGCGCGCCTGGCAGCGAGTGGGCACCCCCTCGGCGCGGTATGCCTACGACTCGGGGGCAGACTCCGGTTCGAGCGGCGGCGGTGCGGCCCGGTCGTGGGGGCAGCACGGCGGCGGGGCATCCGGCCCGGGGCGCCATGACTCGCGCCCGAGTGCGAAGTCGTACGGGCATCCCGGCGGGTGGTATCGCGAGCAGTACCTGTCGCATATCCGCGAGTGGGCGGGGCGCGGCGTCGACCTGCCCGACCCGTTCGATGCGGCCCTGGTGCGCTCGGCGCCCCGGCAGATCCGCCACCTGCTGGCCGCGGCGATCGCGGAGGAGCGCTCGGCGACGGCCCTGGCAACCCTGGGATTGGGCTTCACGGTCTGGCACGACGTGGTCGCCGGCCCGCGCCCGGAGGACAAGCTCGACCACATCGTGCTCGGCCCGACCGGCCTGTGGGCGGTGCTCAGCGAAGACTGGGGTGCGCCCGTGCGCATCAAGCGCGGCGAGCTGATCGGCGAGGGGCTCGACACCGGCGAGAAGCCGCTCGCGATGCTTGGTGGGCGGGCGCGGGTGCTCGCGCGCGCCGCGAAGGTGCGGTTCTCGGCGCTGGTCATCGTGGTCGAAGACGACCAGGCCGCCGACTCGCTGGCCGAGCTCGGTTCGGTGCGCGGCGCGCAGGGGATGCTCGTGCAGCGCTCGCGGCTCGTGAACCTGATCCGCACCGGGCTGCCGGGTGTGGGGGTCGGGGGCACCGACCTGTTCGAGGTGCGCACGCGACTGCAGGCCGCGGTGCGGTTCGTGTGA